The genomic stretch CGGGCGATCGCGGTGGCGGCTTCGAGGTTGGTCTTGAAGATGGTCTCTTCGAGGTTGCGGTGGCCGACGAACGCTCCGGTGTTCACGTCGATGGTGGTCATGGCTTCCGCCGGATCCACCACCAGATAGCCGCCGGACTTGAGCGGCACCTTGCGCTCCAGGGCCTTCTGGATCTCGTCCTCTACGCCGTACAGGTCGAAGATCGGCCGCTCGCCCGGGTAATGCTCCAGGCGGTCGGCGATCTCCGGCATCAGTTCGGCGACGAACTGCGTGGTTTTCTGGAAGGTCTCCCGGGAGTCGATGCGGATCTTCTCGATCTTCGGGCTGACCAGGTCGCGCAGCGTGCGCAGGGCCAGGCCGAGATCCTCGTAGATCACGTTCGGCGCGCCGATGGTCTTGATCTGGGCGCTGATCTGGTCCCAGAGCCTGCGCAGGTAGCGGATGTCCATCAGGATCTCGTCGGCCCCGGCGCCTTCGGCGGCGGTGCGCAGGATGAAGCCGCCGGCTTCCTTGATGTCTTCCTTGGCCACGCAGTCGCTGACCACCTGCTTGAGGCGTTCGCGCTCGGCTTCGTCCTCGATCTTCAGGGAAATGCCGACATGGGCGGTGCGCGGCATGTAGACCAGATAACGCGACGGGATCGACAGCTGGGTGGTCAGGCGCGCCCCTTTCGAGCCGATGGGGTCCTTGGTCACCTGCACCACCAGGCTCTGGCCTTCGTGCACCAGGGCGCCGATGCTCTCCACCGCCGGCCCTTCGCGCAGGGAGATTTCCGAGGCGTGGATGAACGCGGCGCGGTCCAGGCCGATATCGACGAACGCCGCCTGCATGCCCGGCAGCACGCGCACGACCTTGCCTTTGTAGATGTTGCCGACGATCCCGCGTTTTTGCGTGCGCTCGACATGCACTTCTTGCAGCACACCGTTTTCGACCACCGCCACGCGCGATTCCATCGGCGTGATGTTGATCAGGATCTCTTCACTCATGGCAGGGTCTCGTTCAGGCGTGTTCACGGTAATGGCCGCATCTTGATCCGCACGGCGCTCACTGCGCGTTCAGGGTTTGCCAACAGGGTATGCCGAAATGGCCCAGCAGTTCTGCGGTTTCGCACAACGGCAAACCGACGACCGCCGAATAGCTGCCGTCCAGGCCCGCCACGAACACCGCGCCGAGGCCCTGGATGCCGTAGCCGCCGGCCTTGTCCCGGGGTTCGCCGCTGGCCCAGTAGGCGACGGCCTCCGTTTGGCCGATCGCGCGGAAACGCACCCGGCTGCGCACCACTTGCGACTCGCAGCGGCCGTCCTCGACCAAGGCGATCGCCGTCAGCACTTCATGCTCCCTGCCGGACAACATCATCAGCATGGCGCATGCATCGGCTTCGTCCACCGGTTTGCCGAGAATTTTGCCGTCCAGCACCACGGCGGTGTCGGCCCCCAGCACGCAGCCCCCGTCGCTCGAACCGACGGCACGGCGGCCGGCCTCGGCCTTGCCGCGGGCCAGGCGCTCGACATAGGCGGACGGGGTTTCATGGGGTGACGGGGTTTCGTCGATGTCCGCGCTGACGGCGGTGAACGGCACGCCGATCTGCGTGAGCAGTTCACGCCGGCGCGGTGAGCCGGAGGCGAGGTAAAGCGGCTTCATCAAGACATCTCCCTGTTTGGTGCCCTGCCTCGCACATGCCATTTCCGTTTGGCGAGGCAAGGCGCCGTCACGGGCGCATGCCTGGGCAGATCAATTGATTTTGTAGCGGCGGCGCAACCCACGCAAAGCGAAGCTGACCCAAGGCCAGAGCAACGCGCTGACCAGCGCCGGCAGCACCAGCGCCAGCGTCG from Pseudomonas ekonensis encodes the following:
- the rng gene encoding ribonuclease G — translated: MSEEILINITPMESRVAVVENGVLQEVHVERTQKRGIVGNIYKGKVVRVLPGMQAAFVDIGLDRAAFIHASEISLREGPAVESIGALVHEGQSLVVQVTKDPIGSKGARLTTQLSIPSRYLVYMPRTAHVGISLKIEDEAERERLKQVVSDCVAKEDIKEAGGFILRTAAEGAGADEILMDIRYLRRLWDQISAQIKTIGAPNVIYEDLGLALRTLRDLVSPKIEKIRIDSRETFQKTTQFVAELMPEIADRLEHYPGERPIFDLYGVEDEIQKALERKVPLKSGGYLVVDPAEAMTTIDVNTGAFVGHRNLEETIFKTNLEAATAIARQLRLRNLGGIIIIDFIDMEDEEHQRQVLRTLEKQLERDHAKTNIIGITELGLVQMTRKRTRESLEQVLCEPCSSCQGRGKLKTPETVCYEIFREILREARAYQAEGYRVLANQKVVDRLLDEESGNVAELEAFIGRTIRFQVETMYSQEQYDVVLL
- a CDS encoding Maf family protein, coding for MKPLYLASGSPRRRELLTQIGVPFTAVSADIDETPSPHETPSAYVERLARGKAEAGRRAVGSSDGGCVLGADTAVVLDGKILGKPVDEADACAMLMMLSGREHEVLTAIALVEDGRCESQVVRSRVRFRAIGQTEAVAYWASGEPRDKAGGYGIQGLGAVFVAGLDGSYSAVVGLPLCETAELLGHFGIPCWQTLNAQ